A window of the Miscanthus floridulus cultivar M001 chromosome 14, ASM1932011v1, whole genome shotgun sequence genome harbors these coding sequences:
- the LOC136505975 gene encoding uncharacterized protein, translated as MGETVASAMAPPVALLQVPNPSGDCLDPGLASAPVTERRPPIGKAIRVKYSDVVDENYPIDYEITCPGQSFTLRQEKEIRLNSMNRMAHLWEQFSDSCNERDENTPVAPGPLRVLPVTTYSCITRGFCYHREYMITDTSQTKSILGFREPQQMMQIFSLRLSSYKSKSYPISIYGTFAVRDDLEPLRNYVFNRSRDNPVMIYQESEDLPLCSPCRGIYVLDRALLEVDLWVKKEEEGSTDERLLSEYVEICLRSSFNKMRTGRIHSEDAILDMDFMFLSESVEAVIEVFTGVDSPQHVRFIASSSCFDKEILLFEGKCFQGKLFTHVVAVTVEEKLSIRLEWENPHLEWTFQDGVVGALSYPDDDSVPFYVRVFFAPKNLGRRPSRYDAWKKRCKNKGTTSSSGLLKV; from the exons ATGGGAGAAACCGTAGCGTCGGCGATGGCGCCGCCAGTGGCGCTACTCCAGGTCCCCAACCCCAGTGGCGATTGCTTGGACCCGGGGCTCGCTTCGGCTCCTGTCACTGAACGCCGGCCTCCCATTGGCAAAG CGATTAGGGTCAAATACAGCGATGTGGTGGACGAAAATTACCCCATTGACTATGAGATAACCTGCCCAG GGCAAAGCTTCACATTGAGACAAGAGAAGGAGATACGATTGAACTCGATGAATAGAATGGCCCATCTGTGGGAGCAGTTCTCGGACTCGTGCAATGAGAGAGATGAGAATACTCCTGTTGCTCCAGGGCCTTTGAGAGTTCTCCCTGTGACAACATATTCTTGCATCACGAGGGGATTCTGCTATCACCGTGAATACATGATCACTGATACCTCCCAGA CTAAATCAATCCTTGGATTTCGTGAACCACAGCAGATGATGCAGATCTTCTCTCTGAGGCTGTCAAGCTATAAATCTAAATCCTATCCCATTAGTATTTACGGAACATTCGCCGTGCGTGATGACTTGGAGCCGTTGAGGAACTATGTCTTTAACCGTTCGAGAGACAATCCTGTCATGATCTATCAG GAATCTGAAGACTTGCCTCTTTGTAGCCCTTGCCGAGGAATCTATGTACTAGATCGTGCATTGTTGGAAGTTGATCTTTGGGTGAAAAAGGAAGAGGAGGGATCAACCGATGAACGGTTACTTTCTGAGTATGTTGAGATTTGCTTGCGCTCCAGTTTCAATAAGATGCGCACGGGGCGGATTCACAGTGAAGATGCAATCTTGGATATGGACTTTATGTTCCTTTCAGAGAGTGTTGAGGCAGTTATAGAGGTGTTCACAGGTGTTGACAGTCCTCAGCACGTGAGATTCATTGCTTCCAGCAGTTGTTTTGATAAGGAGATTTTGCTTTTCGAGGGGAAATGTTTTCAGGGCAAACTTTTTACGCATGTGGTTGCAGTGACGGTAGAAGAAAAACTGAGTATTCGCTTGGAATGGGAAAATCCGCATTTGGAGTGGACCTTTCAGGATGGAGTTGTTGGAGCTTTAAGTTATCCTGATGATGACTCAGTTCCATTTTATGTGAGGGTGTTCTTTGCTCCAAAGAATCTGGGACGCAGGCCATCAAGATACGACGCTTGGAAGAAGAGGTGTAAAAACAAGGGGACAACTTCCAGTAGTGGGTTGCTGAAAGTTTGA